From the Caldalkalibacillus uzonensis genome, one window contains:
- a CDS encoding metallophosphoesterase, with amino-acid sequence MLLTSALTLGGLCLLSKGYWNTFHPKVKHIHLQTKQNLGACPLSILHLTDIHIEKLSVTPEKVVQIAGSDTYDLIALTGDYLDKVKSIERFVHFLKRICRLRSRYGIYAVWGNHDWVIGPHLPRLKKEMEALGVKVLCNETVTIGHDEGQVHIIGIDDHHSGHSDIEQAFQGVSEDGFRLVLTHDPLIVKHMPYRFDYLLCGHLHSGQIYYPLPIHSLTWGIKPFRKHLCGLHYCEQGPYYISGGLGQTGANLRIGCRPEITIHHIEQVSSEKQAIEARRAACAG; translated from the coding sequence ATGTTGTTAACCAGTGCACTCACCCTGGGTGGATTATGCCTGCTGTCCAAAGGATACTGGAATACCTTTCACCCAAAGGTGAAACACATTCATTTGCAAACCAAACAAAACCTTGGTGCATGCCCGCTCTCCATTTTGCACCTGACTGATATACACATTGAAAAACTATCTGTCACGCCTGAAAAAGTCGTACAGATTGCCGGGTCAGACACTTATGATTTAATCGCCTTAACAGGGGATTATTTGGATAAAGTGAAAAGTATCGAACGCTTTGTCCACTTTCTTAAACGGATCTGTCGGCTTCGCTCCCGCTATGGGATTTATGCGGTGTGGGGCAACCATGACTGGGTCATTGGGCCACACCTTCCCCGTCTGAAAAAGGAAATGGAGGCCCTTGGTGTCAAGGTGTTATGTAATGAAACGGTGACGATTGGCCACGATGAAGGACAGGTGCACATTATTGGCATTGATGACCACCATTCAGGTCACAGTGACATTGAACAAGCATTTCAAGGTGTAAGCGAGGACGGCTTCCGGTTAGTCCTCACCCATGACCCTTTGATCGTTAAACACATGCCATACCGATTTGACTATTTGTTATGTGGTCATCTTCATTCCGGCCAAATCTACTATCCATTACCCATCCATTCTCTGACCTGGGGCATCAAGCCGTTCCGCAAGCATTTGTGCGGACTGCATTACTGTGAACAAGGCCCCTATTATATCAGTGGTGGATTAGGGCAGACAGGGGCCAATCTGCGAATTGGCTGCCGTCCGGAGATTACCATCCACCACATTGAGCAGGTATCTTCGGAAAAACAAGCTATCGAAGCCAGAAGGGCAGCCTGTGCAGGATGA